One genomic segment of Bacteroides caccae includes these proteins:
- a CDS encoding sugar phosphate nucleotidyltransferase, translating into MSNLRKIQDWIISADITMISALRKMDECHTKLLFVFDGGRFDCILTIGDIQRAIIKNVLMTTKVNNILDRDKIYANERDDIENIKAIMFKEQIDCMPILNDNGEIIQVLFWTDVFEGTTQAEVREKIDLPVVIMAGGKGTRLKPITNVIPKPLVPVGDKTILEVIMDQFEGIGCHKFYMSVNYKADMMEYYLSQLDHKYDIEFFMEDKPLGTIGSVSLLKGKITTPFFVSNCDSINEQDYRDVYDYHTNNHNDMTIVTMVKSFKIPYGVIETGEDGLMVNLKEKPEHTYMVNSGVYILNPELIDEIPEGEFFHITHLMEKVKACGGRVGCFPVSEDSWKDMGEWPEYLKMIKVL; encoded by the coding sequence ATGAGCAATCTCAGAAAAATACAAGACTGGATCATTAGTGCTGACATCACAATGATTTCTGCTCTTAGGAAGATGGATGAGTGCCATACCAAACTCTTGTTTGTTTTTGATGGAGGCAGATTTGATTGTATCCTTACTATTGGCGACATCCAGCGTGCCATCATCAAGAATGTATTGATGACCACCAAAGTGAACAACATCCTTGATCGTGATAAGATTTATGCAAACGAAAGGGATGATATTGAAAACATCAAAGCAATTATGTTCAAGGAGCAGATTGACTGCATGCCTATCCTCAACGATAATGGAGAGATCATCCAGGTTCTCTTTTGGACAGATGTGTTTGAGGGTACTACTCAAGCTGAGGTTCGCGAAAAAATAGACTTGCCTGTAGTTATCATGGCAGGAGGTAAGGGTACTCGTTTAAAGCCAATCACCAACGTAATCCCTAAACCACTTGTACCAGTGGGCGACAAGACTATCCTTGAGGTTATTATGGATCAGTTTGAGGGTATTGGCTGTCATAAGTTCTATATGTCTGTCAACTACAAGGCAGATATGATGGAGTATTACCTTTCTCAGCTTGATCATAAGTACGATATTGAATTCTTCATGGAGGACAAGCCTCTTGGAACTATCGGTAGTGTATCGCTTTTGAAGGGAAAGATAACTACTCCATTCTTCGTGAGCAACTGTGATAGCATCAACGAACAGGACTATCGTGATGTGTACGACTATCATACCAACAACCATAATGATATGACTATTGTAACAATGGTTAAAAGTTTCAAGATTCCTTATGGTGTTATCGAAACAGGTGAAGACGGCTTGATGGTTAATTTGAAGGAAAAGCCAGAACATACCTATATGGTAAACTCTGGTGTATATATTCTCAATCCTGAATTGATTGATGAGATCCCCGAGGGAGAGTTCTTCCACATCACCCATTTGATGGAGAAAGTTAAGGCTTGTGGAGGTCGTGTCGGTTGCTTCCCTGTTAGTGAAGATTCATGGAAAGATATGGGTGAATGGCCCGAATATTTAAAAATGATAAAGGTATTGTAG
- a CDS encoding DegT/DnrJ/EryC1/StrS family aminotransferase, whose amino-acid sequence MAYQIPLFNLNFDEREAQAAYDTIKSGWISTGPKNAELEQMFIDMWKVKYAVSMSNCTDSLHVCCMVCGFGPGDEVICPSLTFAASCNCIRYVGATPIFADIVGPNHINIDPKDIEAKITPRTKGIVVVHMAGFPADMDAIMEIARKHNLKVIEDACHGPLSEYKGKKLGTIGDCASFSFFSNKNISTGEGGMFITNNEKMAAKARLIRSHGMSTMSYQRASGHATEYDITCLGYNFRMDDIRAAIAIEQLKKLPCDLETRISVRKRYVERLTKNPRIAVPFADCEEFTSNYIFPIVILNSTKEKRNTLREYIHAAGIQTSVHYPAAHHFSIYKEFGAVLPQTDYCTDNEITLPMYAALTMEQVDFICDTVEKGIVEIYG is encoded by the coding sequence ATGGCTTATCAAATTCCTTTATTTAATCTGAACTTCGACGAGCGCGAAGCTCAGGCAGCTTACGACACTATCAAGTCTGGTTGGATCTCTACCGGTCCTAAGAACGCAGAACTCGAACAGATGTTCATCGACATGTGGAAGGTGAAGTATGCTGTCAGCATGTCCAACTGTACTGATTCACTCCATGTCTGCTGTATGGTTTGTGGCTTCGGCCCTGGCGATGAAGTTATCTGCCCATCACTCACTTTTGCTGCCAGCTGCAACTGCATCCGTTATGTAGGTGCAACTCCTATATTTGCTGACATCGTTGGTCCTAACCATATCAACATCGATCCTAAGGATATCGAGGCAAAGATCACTCCTCGCACCAAGGGTATCGTTGTTGTTCACATGGCTGGATTTCCTGCAGATATGGACGCTATCATGGAGATTGCTCGCAAGCACAACCTCAAAGTCATCGAGGATGCTTGCCATGGCCCTCTCTCTGAGTATAAAGGCAAGAAGCTTGGAACTATTGGCGATTGCGCTTCGTTCTCGTTCTTCTCAAACAAGAACATCTCTACCGGTGAGGGTGGTATGTTTATCACCAACAATGAGAAGATGGCAGCTAAGGCCCGTCTTATCCGTTCTCACGGCATGAGCACTATGTCTTACCAGCGAGCATCAGGTCACGCTACTGAGTACGATATCACTTGCCTCGGCTACAACTTCCGTATGGATGATATTCGTGCTGCCATCGCTATAGAGCAGCTCAAAAAGCTCCCGTGCGACTTAGAGACTCGTATTTCTGTCCGTAAGCGCTATGTAGAGCGTCTTACTAAGAATCCACGCATCGCTGTTCCATTTGCTGATTGCGAAGAGTTCACCTCTAACTACATCTTCCCAATCGTAATTCTCAATTCTACCAAAGAGAAGCGTAATACCCTTCGTGAGTATATTCATGCGGCAGGTATCCAAACTTCTGTTCACTATCCTGCAGCACACCACTTCTCTATTTACAAGGAGTTCGGCGCAGTCCTTCCACAGACCGATTACTGTACCGATAACGAGATAACTCTCCCAATGTATGCAGCTCTCACAATGGAGCAGGTTGACTTTATCTGTGATACAGTTGAGAAGGGCATTGTGGAAATCTACGGATAA
- a CDS encoding NUDIX hydrolase, which produces MNWTLLKSAYAFVCPWLKVRKDHVIMPSGVEMDDFYVVEANDWVNVIAITDDGNFIIEEQYRHGVQKVCFELPARNVSEREQPIDAAKRELLEESGYAGGEWTYFGQFIPNTSGMNNTCHSFIAKGVKKVQEKQLEETEDIKIHLVTLTELKELLGDEKIVEAVMQAPLYKYLLEISTDLNNYNYGLSNSFI; this is translated from the coding sequence ATGAACTGGACCTTACTTAAAAGTGCTTACGCTTTTGTTTGTCCATGGCTCAAGGTTCGAAAAGATCATGTTATAATGCCTTCTGGAGTTGAGATGGATGATTTCTATGTTGTTGAAGCCAATGATTGGGTTAATGTTATTGCAATAACAGATGATGGTAATTTTATCATTGAAGAACAATATAGACATGGGGTACAAAAGGTCTGCTTTGAGCTACCTGCAAGAAATGTATCTGAAAGAGAACAACCTATTGATGCAGCAAAGAGGGAACTCCTTGAAGAGTCTGGATATGCAGGAGGCGAATGGACATATTTCGGTCAATTTATACCCAATACAAGTGGTATGAATAATACTTGCCATTCATTTATTGCAAAAGGTGTCAAGAAGGTTCAAGAAAAACAATTAGAAGAAACTGAAGATATTAAGATTCATTTAGTGACTCTTACAGAATTGAAAGAACTACTTGGTGACGAAAAGATAGTAGAAGCAGTTATGCAAGCGCCACTATACAAGTATTTATTAGAAATATCAACAGATTTAAATAATTACAATTATGGCTTATCAAATTCCTTTATTTAA
- a CDS encoding UDP-N-acetylglucosamine 4,6-dehydratase has translation MFNLNKFIGDHVTFRSTSMFEVDIQANAETLTREIKGKKVCVIGGAGSIGSSFIKAVLRFEPASVVVVDLNENGLAELVRDVRSTEGLFVPDEFRCYTLNFADPIFERIFREEKGFDIVANFSAHKHVRSEKDKYSVQALIENNDIKAKKLMDLLTVYPPKHFFCVSTDKAANPVNIMGASKRIMEDLVMAYNTHFKVTTARFANVAFSNGSLPDGWIHRLQKKQPLAAPSDVKRYFVSPEESGQICMLACILGNGGEVFFPKLGEDQMLTFSAICDDFVKAEGLTKVECGNDPEAKKYAAEMDYDTENYPVVYFKSDTTGEKAYEEFYVPGEKINMERFSALGVVEQTTRRNMEEVNTFFTELEGIFQSANFTKAQVVEAIKTFIPNFEHEEKGKNLDQKM, from the coding sequence ATGTTCAATTTAAATAAATTTATAGGTGACCATGTCACCTTCCGTTCAACCTCCATGTTCGAGGTGGACATTCAGGCAAATGCCGAGACTCTCACCCGCGAGATCAAGGGCAAGAAAGTGTGTGTAATTGGTGGTGCCGGCTCCATCGGTTCCAGTTTCATCAAGGCAGTTCTGCGTTTCGAACCAGCTTCGGTTGTTGTCGTTGACCTTAACGAGAACGGTCTTGCAGAACTCGTGCGTGACGTGCGTTCTACCGAAGGTCTCTTTGTTCCGGACGAGTTCCGTTGCTACACCCTCAATTTTGCCGACCCAATCTTCGAGCGCATCTTCCGTGAGGAGAAGGGCTTCGACATCGTTGCCAACTTCTCAGCTCACAAGCACGTTCGTTCCGAGAAGGACAAGTATTCCGTTCAGGCTCTCATCGAGAACAACGATATTAAGGCAAAGAAGCTGATGGACCTCTTGACCGTCTATCCTCCAAAGCACTTCTTCTGTGTTTCAACCGACAAGGCCGCAAATCCAGTCAACATCATGGGAGCCAGCAAGCGCATCATGGAGGATCTCGTGATGGCATACAATACTCACTTCAAGGTTACTACCGCACGTTTCGCCAATGTGGCTTTCTCTAACGGTTCGCTTCCTGACGGATGGATTCATCGTCTCCAGAAGAAGCAGCCACTTGCTGCTCCATCAGACGTAAAGCGCTATTTTGTTTCGCCTGAGGAGAGCGGCCAAATCTGTATGCTCGCATGTATCCTTGGCAATGGTGGCGAAGTCTTCTTCCCAAAACTTGGTGAAGACCAGATGCTCACTTTCTCTGCTATCTGTGATGATTTCGTAAAGGCAGAAGGCCTCACCAAGGTAGAGTGCGGCAACGATCCTGAAGCAAAGAAATATGCTGCCGAGATGGACTATGATACCGAGAACTATCCAGTCGTATACTTCAAGTCGGACACCACTGGAGAAAAGGCATACGAGGAGTTCTATGTCCCTGGCGAGAAGATCAACATGGAGCGGTTCTCTGCACTTGGTGTAGTAGAGCAAACCACCCGCAGAAACATGGAAGAGGTCAATACCTTCTTCACAGAGCTTGAGGGAATCTTCCAGTCAGCAAACTTCACGAAAGCCCAGGTGGTAGAGGCAATAAAGACCTTCATCCCTAACTTCGAACATGAGGAAAAGGGAAAGAACTTAGATCAGAAAATGTAA
- a CDS encoding NAD-dependent epimerase/dehydratase family protein, with the protein MKISIIGANGMLSVALTKYYYAKEGVTVDVYGLDVPKGYECDNFYQVNLLKDILDYDTLIASDVIVYASGAGVQAALQTDSSLMYSLNVSAPIEITLQLKKHDYKGIYVSFGSYMEIGLNSEDGKVFSEDEVICSTLPVTNDYGLSKRLYGRYMKDFSADYTFYHFILPNMFSEDDLKPGTRLVPYTLQYLQDYNADKNPQSPNFSAGLQTRQFITLEEMIETVDKAICKHIASGVYNMGGGEFLSIRNLIERLFAIYNVPCKDEFFGQEVRRDGDIKSLYIDGGKLMNELGSLPNLKIEDIFKI; encoded by the coding sequence ATGAAAATTTCTATCATTGGTGCTAACGGAATGCTTTCCGTTGCGCTCACAAAATATTATTATGCCAAAGAGGGCGTTACTGTAGATGTCTATGGTCTTGATGTACCAAAAGGCTACGAGTGTGATAATTTCTATCAAGTGAACCTCTTGAAGGATATACTTGACTACGATACACTTATCGCATCTGATGTAATCGTATATGCATCAGGTGCTGGCGTGCAGGCAGCCTTGCAGACAGACTCGTCTTTGATGTACTCTCTCAACGTGAGTGCGCCTATTGAGATCACACTGCAACTTAAGAAGCATGACTACAAGGGAATCTATGTATCCTTTGGTTCATACATGGAAATTGGTCTAAATAGCGAAGATGGTAAGGTCTTTTCTGAAGATGAGGTAATCTGCTCTACACTTCCTGTAACCAACGACTATGGTTTGAGTAAACGTCTCTATGGACGTTACATGAAGGATTTTTCCGCAGACTATACTTTCTATCACTTCATTCTTCCAAACATGTTCTCTGAGGATGATCTGAAACCAGGAACACGCCTTGTTCCTTATACCCTTCAGTATCTTCAGGATTACAATGCCGATAAGAACCCTCAGTCACCAAACTTTAGTGCAGGTCTCCAGACACGTCAGTTCATTACCCTTGAAGAGATGATAGAGACTGTAGATAAAGCTATCTGCAAACATATTGCTTCAGGTGTTTATAACATGGGTGGTGGTGAGTTTCTGAGCATCCGAAACCTTATCGAGCGACTCTTTGCCATCTATAACGTTCCTTGTAAAGATGAGTTCTTTGGTCAGGAAGTCCGCAGAGATGGTGACATCAAGAGCCTTTACATCGATGGCGGTAAGTTAATGAATGAATTGGGCTCTTTACCTAATTTAAAAATCGAGGACATTTTCAAAATATGA
- a CDS encoding acyltransferase family protein: protein MGGKLLVYRVLVPYFLLAFIFGVQISPNSIVHIAYGSIQSLGFITSTHLWFLPCYFVAVLLYNSLSIVGEKVKWLMPVGVVTLTIISVYFSNERVPKMGMPFGFNVACSGITLMYIGHLIRVILDKSHKLIGNKIVLLGNTVLLMLFGMLFFNLNGGCNHLTAMSYGNYGNYIYFILSSVFLGSATLLIAKMIDNSLFAKYGKLTLPIYAFHLLVVGVVNMTYNYIIAPYLESYNLQAIVVGTVSLIVTCAIIPAIRTIDSNLIGEHK, encoded by the coding sequence GTGGGGGGTAAATTACTGGTTTACAGAGTGTTAGTTCCTTATTTTTTACTTGCATTTATATTCGGTGTTCAAATTTCCCCAAATTCCATTGTTCATATAGCGTATGGAAGTATTCAATCATTGGGTTTTATAACATCAACTCATCTTTGGTTTCTTCCTTGCTATTTTGTGGCAGTTTTATTATACAATTCGTTATCGATAGTTGGAGAGAAGGTCAAATGGTTAATGCCTGTAGGAGTTGTAACATTGACAATAATCTCTGTCTATTTCAGCAATGAAAGAGTACCCAAAATGGGAATGCCATTCGGGTTTAATGTAGCGTGTTCTGGTATTACCTTAATGTATATAGGTCATCTGATTCGAGTAATATTAGATAAATCCCACAAACTTATTGGGAATAAAATAGTATTATTAGGAAATACTGTTTTACTCATGTTATTTGGGATGCTTTTCTTTAATCTAAATGGTGGATGCAACCATTTAACTGCTATGTCTTATGGAAATTATGGTAACTATATTTATTTCATCTTGTCATCAGTCTTTCTTGGAAGTGCGACTTTGCTTATAGCAAAAATGATAGATAATTCGTTGTTTGCTAAGTATGGCAAGCTAACATTACCTATTTATGCATTCCACCTCCTTGTGGTAGGTGTAGTTAATATGACATATAATTATATCATAGCGCCTTATTTAGAGTCATATAATCTTCAAGCCATTGTCGTAGGAACCGTTTCTCTGATAGTCACTTGTGCAATAATTCCTGCTATTCGTACGATAGATTCAAATTTAATTGGTGAACATAAATGA
- the rfbG gene encoding CDP-glucose 4,6-dehydratase, whose protein sequence is MIDIYNGLFKGKKVLVTGHTGFKGSWLCIWLHELGAEVVGVGLDPFSERDNFVLSGIGNKIKADIRTDIRDGKRMKEIFAEYQPDIVFHLAAQPLVRLSYEIPVETYEVNVMGTINIMEAIRATKSVKVGVMITTDKCYDNCEQLEGYVETDPFGGYDPYSSSKGACEVAIQSWRRSFFNPVDYGKKHTVSLASVRAGNVIGGGDWAKDRIIPDCIRALETTKVIDIRSPEAVRPWEHVLEPLSGYMLLAQKMWENPTEYCEGWNFGPEQESVLTVWEIASAIIENFGFGELKDISDPNALHEANLLMLNINKAKTRLGWYPRLNAKQTAVLTSDWYKRYKTENVYDLCVEEINKFIG, encoded by the coding sequence ATGATTGACATATATAATGGCCTCTTTAAAGGTAAGAAAGTACTTGTAACAGGTCACACTGGCTTCAAAGGTTCTTGGCTTTGTATCTGGCTTCACGAACTTGGAGCTGAGGTAGTAGGTGTAGGTCTCGACCCATTCTCAGAGCGTGACAACTTTGTTCTTTCGGGCATCGGTAACAAGATCAAGGCAGACATTCGTACAGACATTCGTGATGGCAAGCGCATGAAGGAAATCTTTGCAGAATATCAGCCAGACATTGTCTTCCATTTAGCTGCTCAACCGCTCGTACGCCTATCGTACGAGATTCCAGTGGAGACCTACGAGGTGAACGTCATGGGTACCATCAACATCATGGAGGCTATTCGTGCCACCAAGAGCGTGAAGGTTGGTGTGATGATCACTACCGACAAGTGTTATGACAACTGCGAGCAGTTGGAGGGTTATGTTGAGACCGATCCATTCGGAGGTTACGATCCATATTCTTCTTCAAAGGGTGCTTGTGAGGTGGCAATCCAATCTTGGCGTCGTTCGTTCTTCAATCCTGTAGATTATGGCAAGAAGCATACCGTCAGCCTTGCATCAGTACGGGCTGGTAATGTAATTGGTGGTGGCGATTGGGCTAAGGATCGTATCATTCCAGATTGTATTCGTGCCCTCGAAACGACCAAAGTTATCGACATCCGCTCACCTGAGGCTGTTCGCCCATGGGAGCATGTTCTTGAACCTCTCTCTGGCTACATGTTGCTGGCTCAGAAGATGTGGGAAAACCCAACTGAATATTGCGAAGGTTGGAACTTCGGTCCAGAACAGGAGAGCGTATTAACTGTTTGGGAGATTGCTTCTGCTATCATTGAAAACTTCGGATTTGGTGAACTCAAAGATATATCAGATCCTAACGCGCTCCATGAGGCAAACCTCTTGATGCTGAACATTAACAAGGCAAAGACCCGCCTCGGTTGGTACCCTCGCTTAAATGCCAAGCAGACTGCTGTACTGACCTCAGATTGGTACAAGCGCTATAAGACAGAAAATGTATATGACCTCTGTGTAGAGGAGATTAACAAATTTATTGGTTAA
- a CDS encoding polysaccharide biosynthesis C-terminal domain-containing protein, which yields MSQIDKVHVIQRRLIADDRGWFLKAITGTEEGIPLHTGEVYLTMGKPGQAKGGHYHPEAVEWFTIIGGSAILKLEDMETHERKDIEMSLEKAITVFIPNNVAHIVVNNSDKDFILLAYTDKLYNPKDTIAYTIE from the coding sequence ATGAGCCAAATAGATAAAGTACATGTCATCCAGCGTAGATTGATTGCTGATGATAGAGGTTGGTTCTTGAAGGCTATTACAGGAACCGAGGAAGGCATTCCTTTACATACCGGTGAGGTCTATCTTACTATGGGAAAACCAGGACAAGCAAAGGGTGGACACTATCATCCAGAGGCTGTTGAGTGGTTTACTATTATTGGGGGAAGTGCTATCCTCAAACTGGAGGATATGGAGACCCATGAGCGCAAGGACATTGAGATGTCTCTTGAAAAGGCAATTACTGTTTTCATCCCCAATAATGTGGCTCATATTGTGGTGAACAATAGCGATAAGGATTTCATTCTTTTGGCTTACACAGACAAACTTTATAATCCAAAGGATACAATAGCATATACAATAGAATAA
- the rfbF gene encoding glucose-1-phosphate cytidylyltransferase: protein MKVVLLAGGFGSRISEESQFKPKPMIEIGGMPILWHIMKEYAYYGHTEFIICAGYKQEYIKEWFANYFLHNSDITFDYRNGKNEMTVHQTNMDPWKVTVVDTGYNTMTGGRIKRIQKYVGNESFLMTYGDGVCDVEIDKLIEFHKSHGKLATLTAVKMAQDKGVLDIEEGAVKSFREKNAADGAPINAGYMVLEPQIFDLLEGGDACVFEKTALVKLAEQGELMSYVHTGFWQCMDNIREKNILEKLLAEDKATWKRWDRTVPNLEYRNRMTKGE, encoded by the coding sequence GTGAAAGTAGTTCTCCTTGCCGGTGGCTTCGGCTCCCGCATCTCTGAGGAATCTCAGTTCAAACCAAAGCCAATGATTGAGATTGGCGGTATGCCTATTCTTTGGCACATAATGAAGGAGTATGCCTACTATGGACATACTGAGTTTATCATCTGCGCTGGTTACAAGCAGGAGTATATCAAGGAGTGGTTTGCTAACTACTTCCTTCATAACTCTGATATCACCTTTGATTACCGAAATGGAAAGAATGAGATGACTGTTCACCAGACAAACATGGATCCATGGAAGGTGACTGTAGTTGATACTGGTTACAACACAATGACAGGTGGTCGTATCAAGCGTATCCAGAAGTATGTAGGTAATGAGTCATTCCTGATGACCTATGGCGACGGTGTGTGCGATGTGGAGATTGACAAGTTGATCGAATTTCACAAGAGCCATGGCAAGCTTGCTACCCTTACAGCCGTCAAGATGGCTCAGGACAAAGGTGTGTTGGACATTGAGGAGGGTGCTGTAAAGTCTTTCCGAGAGAAAAATGCTGCTGATGGTGCTCCTATCAACGCGGGTTATATGGTGCTTGAACCTCAAATTTTTGATTTGCTTGAGGGCGGAGATGCTTGCGTATTTGAGAAGACTGCTCTTGTGAAACTGGCAGAGCAAGGTGAACTGATGTCATATGTCCATACTGGTTTTTGGCAGTGCATGGACAATATTCGTGAGAAGAATATACTTGAGAAATTGCTTGCAGAGGATAAAGCTACATGGAAGCGTTGGGACAGAACTGTTCCTAATCTTGAGTACCGTAATCGTATGACAAAGGGAGAATAA
- a CDS encoding glycosyltransferase family protein gives MKIIVAGIYLYPMYQEALASGLESINQDAHRVVLLNGHSWDQCVAYKNSKIVKQAVDDIKPDCLFLYRVEIIFAGVLRYLKHKYPQMKIFIYHNDDPFRKTLHRRLKSFHYLRCVKYADITYVYRPVNIEEAKQWGAKEAKLYMSHYYSKTDLKEYTQDQLSKKNGQVVFLGHYEDDQRITYFNELFKRGINFHIYGPDNWKEIFIANNWPIEKLHNIIRGEEYVNTIKSASIALAFFSTANRDEYTRRCFEIPISGTALLQQRTKITSSLFRDNENALLFDTIDEFIEKIEYYLGHETELCNIAWNGYQYVKNGQFSEISRAHMVLEDYEQLIKTI, from the coding sequence ATGAAAATAATTGTAGCGGGAATATACTTATACCCGATGTACCAAGAGGCACTGGCAAGTGGTCTTGAATCAATCAATCAGGATGCACATAGAGTTGTGTTGCTTAATGGACATTCTTGGGATCAATGCGTTGCATATAAGAATAGTAAAATAGTAAAACAGGCTGTGGATGACATTAAGCCAGATTGTTTGTTCCTGTATCGAGTTGAAATCATATTTGCGGGGGTACTTCGGTACTTAAAACATAAGTACCCTCAAATGAAGATTTTTATCTACCACAACGATGATCCTTTCCGTAAAACTCTTCATAGGAGATTAAAAAGCTTCCATTATTTGCGGTGCGTGAAATATGCTGACATTACATACGTATATCGTCCTGTTAATATTGAAGAGGCAAAGCAATGGGGTGCGAAAGAAGCCAAATTATACATGTCGCACTATTATTCAAAGACAGATTTAAAGGAATATACACAAGATCAACTTAGTAAAAAGAATGGTCAAGTTGTATTTTTAGGCCATTATGAAGACGATCAGAGAATAACTTATTTTAACGAGTTATTTAAGAGGGGTATAAATTTCCACATATATGGACCTGATAACTGGAAGGAAATTTTTATTGCAAATAATTGGCCGATAGAAAAATTACATAATATTATAAGGGGTGAGGAATACGTAAATACCATAAAGTCTGCCTCTATAGCATTAGCATTCTTCTCTACAGCCAACAGAGATGAATATACCAGACGATGTTTTGAAATACCTATCTCTGGAACAGCCTTATTACAGCAAAGGACGAAGATAACATCATCGTTGTTTAGGGATAATGAAAACGCGTTGTTATTCGACACTATTGATGAGTTTATTGAGAAAATTGAGTACTATCTCGGGCATGAAACAGAATTATGCAATATTGCATGGAATGGGTATCAGTATGTGAAGAATGGCCAGTTTTCCGAGATATCAAGAGCTCATATGGTTCTAGAAGATTATGAACAATTAATAAAGACAATATAG
- a CDS encoding O-antigen ligase family protein: MTTPLQYTNQDVTLMKILCFLILVAPFSHFIFNYGILLFFAIVGISIYYLFRLIGSGNLPKYSHLLWVFVAIWFLAWFFSRKQVFQESSYSTRNTTELLTPAIVFFLLFYPFYFWSRSGCLTYKRLKVFFIILLIVNFINFLSSYIGFSFDTVHGSSVNAAYPLVCLMPLVGVVWDRKNTLFYLLLALVAISFLSAKRGAMLSALASFLIMLYYYSKDKNTGKIKIIPILLMLLAAAGVLYYIYSTNVNLQIKIDNTSEGNYSGRENIYLILWEYWLSLDFHAQLFGEEFMKAVDLVGFDAHNDWLEILLDAGLVEAAVYLLILLTFLRKSLSKQTCLTPCERYMLSSAIIIWITRSCISDGFTGADCRYYMIAIAFVLGREEYNKIYSI, from the coding sequence ATGACTACACCATTACAATATACAAACCAAGATGTGACATTGATGAAGATACTGTGCTTCTTAATTCTAGTTGCACCTTTTTCGCATTTTATTTTTAATTATGGAATACTGCTATTCTTTGCAATAGTTGGTATATCTATATATTATCTCTTCAGATTGATAGGTAGTGGTAATCTCCCAAAATATTCTCATCTATTATGGGTATTTGTTGCCATCTGGTTTCTTGCTTGGTTTTTCAGTCGCAAACAGGTTTTTCAAGAGTCTTCATATTCAACCAGAAATACGACAGAGCTATTAACTCCTGCTATTGTGTTTTTTTTGCTCTTTTATCCGTTCTATTTTTGGTCTCGTTCAGGGTGCTTAACATATAAAAGACTCAAAGTGTTTTTTATAATACTGCTCATTGTTAACTTCATTAACTTTTTAAGTTCATATATTGGATTTTCATTTGATACGGTTCATGGATCTTCTGTAAATGCGGCATATCCCCTAGTTTGCTTAATGCCGCTTGTTGGTGTTGTTTGGGATAGAAAAAATACATTGTTCTACTTATTATTGGCACTTGTCGCAATCTCCTTTTTGTCCGCTAAAAGGGGAGCGATGCTCTCTGCACTCGCATCTTTTTTAATAATGTTATATTATTATTCTAAAGACAAGAACACAGGAAAGATAAAAATCATTCCAATTCTTCTGATGTTGTTAGCCGCAGCTGGTGTGCTATACTATATATACTCAACCAATGTTAATTTGCAGATAAAAATCGACAATACAAGTGAGGGCAATTATTCCGGCCGCGAGAATATATACCTTATTCTTTGGGAGTACTGGCTTTCTCTGGACTTTCATGCTCAACTATTTGGTGAGGAATTCATGAAAGCAGTCGATCTTGTTGGATTTGATGCACACAACGATTGGTTAGAGATATTATTGGATGCAGGTTTAGTTGAAGCTGCTGTTTACTTATTAATTCTTTTGACCTTTTTAAGAAAATCATTGTCGAAACAAACCTGTTTGACTCCTTGTGAAAGATACATGCTATCTAGTGCGATTATTATTTGGATTACACGTTCTTGTATTTCTGATGGATTTACAGGAGCAGATTGTAGGTATTATATGATTGCGATAGCATTTGTACTCGGCCGAGAGGAATATAATAAAATATACTCAATTTAA